In Archocentrus centrarchus isolate MPI-CPG fArcCen1 chromosome 22, fArcCen1, whole genome shotgun sequence, one DNA window encodes the following:
- the psma3 gene encoding proteasome subunit alpha type-3 — MSSIGTGYDLSASTFSPDGRVFQVEYAMKAVENSSTAIGIRCKDGVVFGVEKLVLSKLYEEGSNKRIFNIDRHVGMAVAGLLADARSLAEVAREEASNFRSNYGHDIPLKHLSDRVAMYVHAYTLYSAVRPFGCSFILGSYDKDDGPQLYMVDPSGISYGYWGCAIGKAKQAAKTEIEKLQMKEMTCRELVKEVAKIIYIVHDEVKDKAFELELSWVGEITNGRHELVPKDVREEAEKYAKDSLEEEDDSDEDNM, encoded by the exons ATGAGTTCTATTGGGACTGGG TATGACTTGTCAGCCTCAACCTTCTCTCCAGATGGTCGAGTGTTTCAGGTCGAGTATGCCATGAAGGCTGTAGAGAACAGCAG CACGGCTATCGGGATTCGTTGTAAGGACGGGGTCGTGTTCGGGGTGGAGAAGCTAGTCCTGTCTAAACTGTACGAGGAGGGCTCCAACAAACGGATCTTCAACATCGACAGACATGTTGGCATG GCAGTAGCTGGCCTACTAGCTGATGCTCGCTCCCTTGCTGAAGTAGCCAGAGAAGAAGCCTCTAACTTCAGATCAAACTACGGACACGACATTCCTCTGAAG CACCTTTCGGACAGAGTGGCCATGTATGTCCACGCCTACACACTGTACAGTGCCGTGAGGCCGTTCGGCTGCAG TTTCATCCTTGGCTCGTACGACAAAGACGATGGTCCTCAGCTCTACATGGTCGATCCGTCCGGCATTTCATAC gGTTACTGGGGATGTGCCATTGGAAAAGCAAAACAAGCCGCCAAGACAGAGATTGAAAAACTGCAG atgAAGGAGATGACATGCAGAGAGCTGGTTAAAGAGGTTGCCAAAAT AATCTACATTGTTCATGATGAGGTGAAGGACAAGGCCTTTGAGTTGGAGCTCAGCTGGGTTGGAGAAA TCACAAATGGACGACACGAGTTGGTACCCAAAGATGtcagagaggaagcagagaaatATGCCAAG GATTCTCTAGAGGAAGAGGACGACTCTGATGAGGACAACATGTAA